From a single Loigolactobacillus coryniformis subsp. coryniformis KCTC 3167 = DSM 20001 genomic region:
- a CDS encoding response regulator transcription factor, with translation MSKVLIIEDEKNLARFVELELKHEGYETTVHYNGRTGLDAALSSDWDAILLDLMLPELNGLEVCRRVRQVKNTPIIMMTARDSVIDRVSGLDHGADDYIVKPFAIEELLARLRALLRRIDIEGEQNNAKQTTVSYRDLTIEKENRVVKRGNETIDLTKREYELLLTLMENVNVVLGRDVLLNKVWGYESEVETNVVDVYIRYLRNKIDRKGEESYIQTVRGTGYVMRS, from the coding sequence ATGAGTAAAGTTCTAATTATTGAAGATGAAAAAAATCTAGCCCGCTTCGTTGAACTTGAATTGAAACACGAGGGCTACGAAACAACGGTCCACTATAATGGTCGGACTGGTTTAGATGCTGCTTTAAGTAGTGACTGGGATGCTATTTTACTTGATTTAATGTTGCCTGAATTAAATGGGTTGGAAGTCTGCCGTCGTGTACGTCAAGTCAAAAACACACCGATCATCATGATGACCGCCCGTGATTCAGTGATTGATCGTGTTTCTGGGCTTGATCATGGGGCTGATGATTACATCGTTAAACCATTTGCAATTGAAGAATTATTGGCACGTTTACGGGCCTTATTACGCCGCATCGATATCGAAGGCGAACAAAATAACGCAAAGCAAACTACTGTTTCTTACCGTGACTTAACGATTGAAAAAGAAAATCGTGTGGTTAAGCGGGGTAACGAAACGATTGATTTGACTAAGCGGGAATATGAATTACTTTTGACTTTGATGGAAAATGTCAACGTGGTCTTAGGTCGTGACGTTTTACTTAACAAAGTTTGGGGCTACGAAAGCGAAGTTGAAACCAACGTTGTCGATGTTTATATTCGTTATTTGCGTAATAAGATCGACCGTAAAGGTGAAGAAAGTTACATTCAGACGGTTCGTGGCACTGGGTATGTGATGCGCTCGTGA
- the gndA gene encoding NADP-dependent phosphogluconate dehydrogenase: protein MEKQTPQIGVVGMAVMGKNLALNIESRGYTVAIYNRTSSKTETVAKEHADKKLVPSYSIQDFVASLEKPRRIILMVKAGAGTDAVIQELLPLLDKGDVLIDGGNTFFKDTMRRNAELDKSGINFIGMGVSGGELGALQGPSMMPGGQKEAYDLVAPIFEQMAAKATDGAPCVTYIGPNGAGHYVKMIHNGIEYGDEELIAESYHVLHELVGLSVDEIAAIFDDWNKGELDSYLIDITADILTRKDDLGTGKPIVDVILDRTANKGTGKWSSANALELEIPQSLITESVYARYISMMKDERVKASKVLPKPVGKVDFDKTEVVEMIRKALYFSKIMSYAQGFEQMRIASDHYDWNLDYANIARIWRAGCIIRAQFLQNITDAYEKDPQLQNLMLDDYFLNITKQYQESVRDLVGLAVKAGVPVPGFAAAISYFDSYRSERLPANIIQAERDYFGAHTYERTDREGSFHYPWYEEQ, encoded by the coding sequence ATGGAAAAGCAAACACCACAAATTGGTGTCGTTGGTATGGCGGTCATGGGCAAAAACTTGGCTTTGAACATTGAAAGCCGTGGTTACACCGTCGCCATCTACAACCGGACAAGTTCTAAAACCGAAACGGTGGCTAAGGAACACGCCGATAAAAAATTAGTGCCAAGTTACAGCATTCAAGATTTCGTGGCTTCATTAGAAAAGCCACGGCGGATCATTTTGATGGTCAAAGCAGGTGCTGGGACTGACGCAGTCATTCAAGAATTATTGCCATTATTGGATAAAGGTGATGTCTTGATCGACGGCGGGAATACTTTCTTCAAAGATACAATGCGGCGCAATGCTGAATTAGATAAATCTGGCATCAACTTCATTGGTATGGGCGTTTCTGGTGGCGAACTTGGTGCGCTACAAGGCCCTTCAATGATGCCTGGTGGTCAAAAAGAAGCTTATGATCTCGTTGCACCAATCTTCGAACAAATGGCTGCTAAAGCTACTGATGGTGCACCTTGTGTCACTTACATTGGGCCAAACGGTGCTGGCCATTACGTGAAGATGATTCATAACGGTATCGAATACGGCGATGAAGAATTGATTGCTGAAAGTTACCACGTCTTGCATGAATTGGTTGGTCTGTCCGTTGATGAAATTGCAGCCATTTTTGATGACTGGAATAAAGGCGAACTTGATAGTTACTTGATCGACATTACAGCGGATATTTTGACGCGTAAAGACGATCTAGGTACTGGTAAGCCGATCGTTGATGTCATCTTAGATCGGACAGCTAACAAAGGTACTGGTAAATGGAGTTCTGCTAATGCCCTTGAATTAGAAATTCCGCAATCCTTGATCACAGAATCCGTTTATGCTCGTTATATTTCTATGATGAAAGACGAACGGGTCAAGGCTAGCAAAGTATTACCTAAACCAGTTGGCAAGGTTGACTTTGATAAAACTGAAGTTGTTGAAATGATCCGTAAGGCATTATACTTCAGTAAGATCATGAGTTACGCCCAAGGTTTCGAACAAATGCGGATCGCTTCTGATCATTATGATTGGAATTTAGACTACGCTAATATTGCGCGGATCTGGCGTGCGGGTTGTATCATTCGGGCGCAATTCTTGCAGAACATCACTGATGCTTACGAAAAGGATCCCCAATTGCAAAACTTGATGTTAGATGATTATTTCTTGAACATCACTAAGCAATATCAAGAATCAGTACGTGATTTAGTTGGTTTAGCGGTTAAAGCCGGCGTTCCTGTCCCTGGTTTTGCTGCTGCAATCTCTTACTTCGATTCTTATCGTTCCGAACGCTTGCCTGCTAATATCATCCAAGCTGAGCGTGACTACTTCGGTGCCCACACTTACGAACGGACTGACCGTGAAGGTAGTTTCCATTACCCATGGTATGAAGAACAATAA
- the rpmF gene encoding 50S ribosomal protein L32, with the protein MAVPARRTSKTKKRMRRGHIKLATPNLSPCPNCGELRVSHHVCPSCGFYDGKQVVNTGNTAN; encoded by the coding sequence ATGGCTGTACCAGCAAGAAGAACCTCAAAGACGAAGAAACGTATGCGTCGGGGACACATTAAATTAGCAACGCCTAACTTAAGCCCATGCCCAAACTGTGGTGAATTACGCGTATCTCATCACGTTTGCCCAAGCTGTGGCTTCTACGATGGCAAACAAGTTGTCAATACAGGTAACACTGCAAACTAA
- a CDS encoding YceD family protein: MKWSLLELEKYRQEPLPLADTLDLKATLIERDPQIIDVSPIQVSGLISLDQETITTYVKMKGTLTLPSTRSLKPVALPLDFDFTEFYVPADQRKRAELDQEDTVIVLENATLDLDQAIVDNILLNIPMQVLTPHEREDEADMPKGNDWQVISEDAYDQLLEARKQQVDPRFAQLKGLFDESTDK, encoded by the coding sequence ATGAAATGGTCTTTACTTGAATTAGAAAAGTATCGGCAAGAGCCTTTACCACTTGCAGACACGCTTGATTTAAAGGCAACTTTGATCGAACGTGATCCGCAGATCATCGACGTGAGTCCGATTCAGGTTTCTGGTTTGATCTCATTGGATCAGGAAACAATCACGACCTACGTCAAGATGAAGGGAACATTAACATTGCCATCGACACGTTCGCTTAAGCCAGTTGCGTTACCATTAGATTTTGACTTTACGGAATTTTATGTACCAGCTGATCAGCGCAAGCGAGCAGAGCTTGATCAAGAGGACACCGTGATCGTTTTAGAGAACGCGACCTTAGATCTCGATCAGGCAATTGTTGATAATATCTTGCTGAATATCCCAATGCAGGTGTTGACTCCTCATGAACGTGAGGATGAAGCGGATATGCCTAAAGGTAATGATTGGCAGGTTATCTCTGAAGATGCCTACGATCAGTTACTGGAAGCGCGTAAACAACAAGTTGATCCACGTTTTGCTCAACTAAAAGGTTTATTCGACGAATCAACCGATAAGTAA
- a CDS encoding IS5-like element ISLpl3 family transposase (programmed frameshift), producing MTTPKRYELEDAQWDRIKGYFPPYRTGRPSSLDNRTALNAILWLMRSGAPWRDLPERYGSWKTVYSRFRAWVSSGLFEQVFLELIDDPDMENLSLDSTIVRAHQKATGGKKNAECMVENQAIGLSRGGRTTKIHALVDGLGNPLGFRLTGGQVHDSQVASELLEGFDISQSNIIADKAYGTAKLRQYIEDKAGVYTIPPKENTKDKWTCDYHVYCERHLIENFFNQLKNFRRIATRYDKLAHVYLATVYIASICILLK from the exons ATGACAACACCTAAACGATACGAACTGGAAGATGCTCAGTGGGACCGAATCAAAGGATACTTCCCGCCATACCGGACTGGCCGTCCATCAAGCCTAGACAACCGTACCGCCCTCAACGCTATCCTCTGGCTCATGCGCAGCGGGGCTCCTTGGCGTGATCTACCTGAACGCTATGGCTCTTGGAAAACGGTGTATAGTCGCTTCCGAGCCTGGGTAAGTTCAGGCTTGTTCGAACAGGTTTTTCTCGAATTGATTGACGATCCCGACATGGAAAACTTGAGCTTAGATTCAACGATCGTTCGAGCGCATCAAAAGGCCACTGGGG GCAAAAAAAACGCCGAATGTATGGTCGAAAATCAAGCTATTGGACTAAGTCGAGGTGGCCGAACGACCAAGATTCACGCACTCGTTGACGGATTAGGGAATCCCTTGGGTTTTCGCCTAACAGGTGGTCAAGTACATGATAGCCAAGTTGCCAGTGAGTTGCTGGAAGGCTTCGATATTTCTCAATCAAATATTATCGCGGATAAAGCCTATGGCACCGCGAAACTTCGCCAGTATATTGAAGATAAAGCAGGCGTCTATACCATTCCGCCAAAGGAAAATACCAAAGACAAGTGGACCTGTGATTACCACGTTTATTGTGAGCGCCATTTGATTGAGAACTTCTTCAATCAGTTGAAGAACTTTCGTAGGATTGCAACGCGTTATGATAAGCTCGCTCATGTTTATCTGGCTACGGTCTACATTGCCTCAATTTGCATCTTACTTAAGTAG
- a CDS encoding DUF805 domain-containing protein produces MFSFQTVPSYREFWQNILTWNKTATRRQYWWPVIINYFLGIILTALLQVILGHPWSEIYTWTDLGANTAGNVILLLVWIATFTLKARRLHDTDRSAGWILIELIPIIGTIWFFILTLLPSRPSTRWPQNQAE; encoded by the coding sequence ATTTTTAGTTTTCAGACAGTCCCTAGTTATCGTGAATTCTGGCAAAATATTCTGACTTGGAACAAAACAGCAACACGCCGGCAATATTGGTGGCCAGTCATCATAAATTATTTTCTAGGTATTATTTTAACGGCACTTTTACAAGTAATTCTTGGCCATCCGTGGTCGGAAATTTACACTTGGACTGATTTAGGCGCTAACACTGCTGGCAACGTGATCCTGCTACTAGTCTGGATCGCAACTTTCACTTTAAAAGCACGGCGGTTACATGATACCGACCGTAGTGCTGGCTGGATCTTGATCGAACTGATTCCAATCATTGGAACAATTTGGTTCTTTATCCTCACCTTACTGCCGTCACGTCCAAGTACACGGTGGCCTCAAAACCAAGCGGAATAA
- a CDS encoding iron chaperone, whose amino-acid sequence MTTEIFTDHLAKTAPEQRERTQEVLTWVSTTFPQLAPRIAWNQPMFTDHDTFIIGFSNSKKHLAVAPEAAGINQFSAAIKAAGYQHTKQLIQLPWTSPVNYTLLEQIIRFNLQDKANTTSFWRK is encoded by the coding sequence ATGACAACCGAAATTTTCACCGATCATCTGGCTAAAACCGCGCCGGAACAACGTGAACGCACACAAGAAGTCCTCACTTGGGTCAGCACGACTTTCCCTCAATTGGCTCCGCGGATCGCTTGGAATCAGCCAATGTTCACCGACCATGACACGTTTATTATCGGCTTCAGTAATTCTAAAAAGCATCTAGCCGTTGCCCCTGAAGCCGCCGGTATCAACCAATTTTCTGCGGCAATCAAAGCTGCCGGCTACCAGCACACCAAGCAACTGATCCAGCTGCCGTGGACGAGCCCAGTCAACTACACCCTTTTGGAACAGATCATCCGCTTTAACTTACAGGATAAAGCTAACACCACGAGTTTTTGGCGCAAATAA
- a CDS encoding nucleotidyltransferase yields the protein MRAVGLVVEYNPLHNGHLYHLQAARQLSGAEVVVAVMSGNFLQRGEPAILDKWTRAQAALAHGVDLIVELPFANAVAPADRFASGALNLLATLQCDSLVFGTENTTIDYQSVGRQLAILPDLHEYFRDYQQTYATQLNHFYQETLHLNIDAPNQLLGLSYATANARLKRPLRLLPLARKNAQYQDQELNGSTIASATAIRRLALGQTTAEQSLATVVPADILQALQQQKLLTWADFFPYLRYRILSTPLAELGQIYQMTEGLEHRFHSVIKQVNDFPSLLRALKTKRYTYTRLQRLCLYVLLNIREPAIRQVEQQPYVHLLGFSQRGQAYLHQIKEQLDLPLIARVSQKIGHEQGLLGLEVRVDDIYAQLNGHEQNFNRPPLRVK from the coding sequence ATGCGCGCGGTTGGATTAGTGGTTGAATATAATCCGTTGCACAATGGACATTTATACCATTTACAGGCTGCACGGCAGCTTTCAGGCGCTGAAGTCGTCGTCGCGGTGATGAGTGGTAATTTTTTGCAGCGCGGTGAACCGGCGATCCTCGATAAATGGACGCGGGCACAGGCGGCATTAGCCCATGGTGTCGATTTGATCGTCGAATTGCCGTTTGCTAATGCGGTCGCCCCGGCGGATCGTTTTGCCAGTGGTGCCCTAAATTTACTAGCGACCTTGCAGTGTGATAGTCTGGTTTTTGGTACTGAAAATACAACGATCGATTATCAAAGTGTTGGCCGTCAATTGGCGATATTACCTGATCTGCATGAGTATTTTCGCGATTATCAGCAAACCTACGCCACCCAACTAAATCACTTTTACCAAGAAACTCTGCACTTAAATATTGATGCACCCAATCAACTATTAGGGCTAAGCTACGCAACAGCTAATGCACGATTAAAGCGACCACTGCGGTTATTACCGCTGGCGCGTAAGAATGCTCAGTATCAGGATCAAGAACTGAATGGCTCAACGATTGCCAGTGCCACTGCGATCCGGCGCTTAGCTTTGGGGCAAACCACGGCGGAGCAAAGTTTGGCTACCGTAGTACCGGCGGATATTCTTCAGGCACTGCAGCAGCAAAAATTGTTGACGTGGGCAGATTTTTTTCCGTATCTCCGTTATCGTATTTTAAGTACGCCACTTGCTGAGCTGGGCCAGATCTACCAAATGACTGAAGGCTTAGAGCATCGTTTTCACAGTGTGATCAAGCAAGTTAATGATTTTCCCAGCTTATTGCGGGCATTGAAGACGAAACGCTATACGTATACGCGGCTGCAGCGTTTATGCTTGTATGTTTTATTAAATATTCGTGAACCAGCTATTCGGCAAGTTGAGCAGCAACCGTACGTTCATTTACTCGGTTTTAGCCAGCGCGGGCAGGCTTATTTGCATCAGATCAAGGAACAATTAGATTTGCCACTAATCGCCCGGGTCAGTCAAAAAATTGGGCACGAGCAGGGCTTATTAGGCTTGGAAGTACGAGTGGACGATATTTATGCCCAATTAAATGGGCACGAGCAGAATTTTAATCGCCCGCCATTACGGGTAAAATAA
- a CDS encoding class I SAM-dependent DNA methyltransferase — protein sequence MIYQTFATLYDEMMDTDLYDQWLSFVAQNAGRPQPRTLELACGTGILATKLAQAGYDVTGFDLSMDMLTVAQQNATEADVSMALVQGDMRELDGLDDYELVTCLDDSLCYMPNLADVTTVFQQVAQHLVSGGRFLFDMHSLYQMDELFPGYMYNYKNETTAFMWTSYLGEQPHSIEHDLTFFVWDESIQGYQALSELHRERTYPLVDIKQALQDSGFKNVQVSADFGKSAVAADSVRWFFTAEKA from the coding sequence ATGATCTATCAAACATTTGCCACTTTATATGATGAAATGATGGACACTGATCTTTATGATCAGTGGCTTTCTTTTGTTGCGCAGAATGCTGGCCGGCCGCAGCCGCGAACCTTAGAGTTAGCCTGCGGTACGGGGATTTTAGCCACTAAATTGGCCCAAGCCGGTTATGACGTTACCGGTTTTGATTTATCAATGGATATGTTAACGGTGGCGCAACAAAATGCAACTGAGGCGGATGTCTCAATGGCTCTGGTACAAGGCGATATGCGTGAACTCGATGGCTTGGACGATTACGAATTGGTGACTTGCTTAGACGATTCATTGTGCTATATGCCTAATTTGGCAGATGTCACAACTGTTTTTCAGCAAGTCGCACAACATTTAGTTAGCGGCGGCCGCTTTTTATTTGATATGCATTCACTGTACCAAATGGATGAACTATTCCCGGGCTATATGTACAATTACAAAAATGAAACGACTGCGTTTATGTGGACCAGTTATTTAGGCGAACAGCCGCATTCGATCGAACATGATCTAACGTTCTTTGTTTGGGATGAGTCGATTCAAGGCTATCAAGCATTAAGCGAATTACATCGCGAGCGGACTTATCCATTGGTTGATATCAAGCAGGCACTGCAGGATAGCGGCTTTAAAAACGTACAGGTCAGTGCTGATTTTGGTAAAAGTGCGGTTGCGGCCGACAGCGTTCGCTGGTTCTTTACCGCAGAAAAAGCTTAA
- the rsfS gene encoding ribosome silencing factor, translating into MLNSKEILEIAVRAADSKRAEDIIALDVREVSLLADYFVVMQGGSKRQMDAILEEIMEKEEDAGITVKRVEGKNSDKWVLLDLGDVVVNIFNPEERAYYNLEKLWANAENVDLTAWIEA; encoded by the coding sequence ATTTTGAACAGTAAAGAAATTTTAGAGATTGCTGTCCGTGCGGCAGATAGTAAACGCGCAGAAGATATTATTGCCTTAGACGTCCGTGAGGTCAGTTTATTGGCTGACTATTTTGTTGTCATGCAAGGTGGGTCCAAACGCCAAATGGACGCCATTTTAGAAGAAATTATGGAAAAAGAAGAGGACGCGGGCATCACGGTCAAACGAGTTGAAGGTAAGAATTCCGATAAATGGGTTCTGCTTGACCTCGGTGATGTGGTCGTTAATATCTTCAATCCTGAAGAACGGGCTTATTATAATTTGGAAAAATTATGGGCCAACGCTGAGAATGTTGATTTAACGGCGTGGATCGAAGCATGA
- the yqeK gene encoding bis(5'-nucleosyl)-tetraphosphatase (symmetrical) YqeK: MKNTNQDYSAFVALSRDELLARLEAQLSAGRFAHVQRVEQTAIRLAQQYGADVQRAGLAGLVHDYAKQRSDAEFKQIIRQQQFDPELLTANNGIWHGVVGAYLIEHELGIHDQQVLNAVRRHTIGAVEMTALDKIIFVADFIEPGRDFPNVEQARAAANESLDVGVRFEIINTLKFLIAKQVNIYPKTIDTYNAWVAGRA, translated from the coding sequence GTGAAAAACACTAACCAAGATTACTCAGCGTTTGTTGCGCTGTCACGGGATGAATTATTGGCACGGCTGGAGGCACAATTAAGTGCCGGACGTTTTGCCCATGTGCAGCGGGTCGAACAAACGGCGATCAGATTAGCCCAGCAGTATGGTGCTGACGTTCAGCGAGCAGGATTAGCTGGTTTAGTGCACGATTACGCCAAGCAACGCTCAGACGCCGAATTTAAGCAAATTATTCGCCAGCAGCAATTTGATCCTGAACTATTGACGGCGAATAACGGTATCTGGCACGGCGTTGTCGGTGCTTACCTAATCGAGCACGAACTCGGTATTCATGACCAGCAAGTCCTCAATGCGGTTCGCCGTCACACGATTGGCGCCGTTGAAATGACTGCCTTAGATAAAATTATTTTTGTAGCGGATTTTATTGAACCAGGACGTGATTTTCCGAATGTGGAACAAGCGCGTGCAGCTGCCAATGAAAGTTTAGACGTCGGTGTACGTTTTGAGATCATTAATACCCTGAAGTTCTTAATTGCAAAACAAGTTAATATTTACCCCAAGACTATCGATACCTATAACGCTTGGGTCGCTGGTCGAGCATAA
- a CDS encoding nicotinate-nucleotide adenylyltransferase, with product MKEEILGSQHKKQVGIMGGTFNPPHLGHLVMAESVGSQLGLEKVLFMPDAQPPHQATKTTIAAKHRLAMVERAIDGNSRFELERAEIDRGGVSYTYDTMVTLKQQHPDTDFYFIIGADMVKDLPNWHRIDDLLKLVQFVGVKRPEFPAESRYPVLWVDAPLLDISSSLIRQRISQNCSVRYLVPDAVLDYIEEEGLYREKH from the coding sequence ATGAAGGAAGAAATTCTCGGGAGTCAGCATAAAAAGCAAGTTGGCATTATGGGTGGTACCTTTAATCCGCCACATTTAGGCCATTTAGTGATGGCTGAATCAGTCGGTTCCCAGTTAGGTCTGGAAAAAGTCTTATTTATGCCGGATGCACAACCACCACATCAAGCAACTAAAACCACTATTGCAGCTAAACATCGGCTAGCCATGGTGGAACGCGCGATCGATGGCAATTCGCGTTTTGAATTGGAACGTGCTGAGATCGATCGTGGTGGTGTCAGTTACACCTATGATACGATGGTCACGCTTAAACAGCAGCATCCCGATACTGATTTTTATTTTATCATTGGCGCCGATATGGTGAAGGACTTGCCTAATTGGCACCGTATCGACGATTTATTGAAGTTAGTTCAATTTGTCGGCGTGAAACGGCCTGAATTTCCGGCAGAAAGTCGTTATCCTGTTTTGTGGGTCGACGCCCCCTTACTAGATATCAGCTCATCGTTGATTCGGCAGCGGATCAGCCAGAATTGTTCCGTGCGCTATCTGGTGCCGGACGCTGTTTTAGATTATATTGAAGAAGAAGGTCTGTACCGTGAAAAACACTAA
- a CDS encoding YhbY family RNA-binding protein — protein sequence MTLTGKQKRFLRARANRLRPEFHVGKNGINTAFLTQIDDSIARHELLKINLLQNTDLTPAEVAAELTSQIPGLEVPQIIGRVVLLYRPALKEKYRRLSLQVAAL from the coding sequence ATGACTTTAACTGGGAAACAAAAAAGATTTTTACGGGCGCGGGCTAATCGGCTTCGTCCGGAGTTCCATGTTGGTAAAAACGGCATTAATACTGCCTTTTTAACGCAGATCGATGATAGTATTGCGCGTCATGAGTTATTGAAAATTAATTTATTACAAAATACAGATTTAACACCTGCTGAAGTAGCAGCTGAACTAACCAGCCAAATTCCAGGATTAGAAGTGCCGCAAATTATTGGCCGTGTAGTCTTGTTGTACCGGCCAGCACTTAAAGAAAAATACCGGCGGTTATCGCTACAAGTGGCAGCGTTGTAA
- the yqeH gene encoding ribosome biogenesis GTPase YqeH: MAETETEPLYCIGCGAQIQTTDPDAAGYTPASALEKGLAAGEVYCQRCFRLRHYNEISDVRLTDDDFLKLLTQIGDTDALIVNVIDIFDFSGSIIPGLHRFVGKNPVLLVGNKVDVLPKSVKRGKVRHWLQEQAHAVGLRPLDVLLTSAKSGYELDELLAAIDKYRAGRDVYVVGVTNVGKSTLINQIIKRTTGTQDLITTSRFPGTTLDKIEIPLDDGHQLIDTPGIIHREQMAYYLGPKDLRLVAPQKPIKPKTFQLNSEQTLFLGGLARFDYERGPHTGFTLYLDNNLLVHRTKLSNADDFYDRQAGKLLQPPRPNELADFPPLARIQFTPKVKSDLVFAGLGWITVPAGITVSGWAPEGVAVTMRPALI; this comes from the coding sequence ATGGCTGAAACAGAGACAGAGCCATTATATTGTATTGGTTGTGGGGCCCAGATTCAGACGACGGACCCCGATGCTGCTGGCTATACACCAGCGTCAGCATTAGAAAAAGGTTTAGCGGCTGGCGAGGTTTATTGTCAGCGGTGTTTCCGGTTACGGCATTATAACGAGATCTCCGACGTCCGCTTAACTGACGATGATTTCTTGAAGTTATTGACCCAGATCGGTGATACTGACGCTTTGATCGTCAACGTGATCGATATCTTCGATTTTTCCGGTAGTATTATTCCTGGCTTACACCGTTTTGTCGGTAAAAATCCAGTGCTATTGGTCGGTAACAAGGTCGACGTCTTACCTAAGTCAGTTAAACGTGGTAAGGTCCGTCATTGGCTGCAAGAGCAGGCGCATGCCGTTGGTTTGCGGCCATTAGATGTGTTATTGACCAGCGCTAAAAGTGGTTACGAGCTGGATGAATTGTTAGCGGCGATTGATAAATATCGTGCTGGTCGCGATGTTTATGTCGTTGGTGTGACTAACGTTGGGAAATCAACGTTGATCAATCAGATCATCAAGCGTACTACCGGTACTCAAGATTTGATCACGACTTCACGTTTTCCAGGCACGACCTTAGATAAGATCGAGATTCCATTAGATGATGGCCATCAGCTGATCGACACACCAGGGATCATTCACCGGGAACAAATGGCTTATTATTTAGGCCCGAAAGATCTGCGCTTAGTCGCACCACAAAAGCCGATCAAACCGAAAACGTTCCAATTAAATAGTGAACAAACACTATTTTTAGGTGGTTTGGCCCGCTTTGATTATGAACGCGGTCCGCACACTGGCTTTACTTTGTATTTGGATAATAATTTATTGGTTCACCGTACTAAGTTAAGCAACGCCGATGATTTTTATGACCGCCAAGCTGGTAAATTATTACAGCCGCCGCGGCCTAATGAATTGGCTGATTTCCCACCACTAGCACGGATCCAATTTACGCCTAAGGTCAAAAGCGACTTAGTATTCGCTGGCTTAGGCTGGATCACTGTACCAGCAGGTATCACAGTTAGTGGCTGGGCACCAGAAGGCGTTGCCGTTACGATGCGGCCCGCTTTGATCTAG